In Serratia marcescens subsp. marcescens ATCC 13880, a single genomic region encodes these proteins:
- the maeB gene encoding NADP-dependent oxaloacetate-decarboxylating malate dehydrogenase, translating into MDEQLKQSALDFHQFPVPGKIQVSPTKPLATQRDLALAYSPGVAAPCLEIAEDPLAAYKYTARGNLVAVISNGTAVLGLGNIGALAGKPVMEGKGVLFKKFSGIDVFDIEVDEHNPDKLIDIIAALEPTFGGINLEDIKAPECFYIEQKLRERMKIPVFHDDQHGTAIITTAAVLNGLRVVKKNISDVRLVVSGAGAASIACLNLLVALGLRQQNITVCDSKGVIYKGRDANMEQTKAAYAIEDNGQRTLGDAIPNADIFLGCSGPGVLTQDMVKTMARDPLIMALANPEPEILPPLAKAVRPDAIICTGRSDYPNQVNNVLCFPFIFRGALDVGATTINEEMKLACVHAIADLALAEQSDVVASAYDDQDLSFGPEYIIPKPFDPRLIVKIAPAVAKAAMDSGVATRPIEDFDAYVEKLAEFVYKTNLFMKPIFSQARKEVKRVVLAEGEEERVLHATQELVSQGLAFPILVGRPSVIEMRLKKLGLQLTPGKDFEVVNNESDPRFNEYWGEYYQIMKRRGVSQEQARRAVIGNPTLIAAIMLHRGEADAMICGTIGSYHEHYDVVKNVFGFREGAHVAGAMNALLLPSGNTFIADTYVNDAPTPEQLAEITLMAAETVRRFGIEPKVALLSHSSFGSSDCPAARKMRKTLELVNELAPELEIDGEMHGDAALVESIRHDLMPDSPLKGSANLLIMPNMEAARISYNLLRVSCSEGVTVGPVLMGVAKPVHILTPIASVRRIVNMVALAVVEAQTEPL; encoded by the coding sequence ATGGACGAACAGCTCAAACAGAGTGCCCTTGATTTCCATCAGTTTCCTGTCCCAGGGAAGATCCAGGTTTCCCCTACCAAACCGTTGGCGACCCAGCGCGATCTGGCGCTGGCCTATTCGCCGGGCGTCGCCGCGCCTTGCCTCGAGATCGCCGAAGATCCGCTGGCGGCCTACAAATACACCGCGCGCGGCAATCTGGTGGCGGTGATTTCCAACGGCACGGCGGTACTGGGTCTGGGCAATATCGGCGCGTTGGCCGGTAAGCCGGTGATGGAAGGCAAGGGCGTTTTGTTCAAGAAGTTTTCCGGTATCGATGTATTTGATATCGAAGTGGATGAGCATAACCCTGACAAGTTAATCGACATTATCGCCGCGCTGGAACCGACCTTCGGCGGCATCAACCTGGAAGACATCAAGGCGCCGGAGTGTTTCTACATCGAACAGAAACTGCGTGAGCGCATGAAGATCCCGGTATTCCACGACGACCAGCACGGCACGGCGATCATTACCACCGCTGCGGTGCTCAACGGCCTGCGCGTGGTGAAGAAGAACATCTCCGACGTGCGGCTGGTGGTGTCCGGCGCCGGCGCGGCGTCCATCGCCTGTCTGAACCTGCTGGTGGCGCTGGGGCTGCGTCAGCAGAACATCACCGTCTGCGATTCCAAGGGCGTCATCTATAAAGGCCGCGACGCCAACATGGAGCAGACCAAAGCCGCCTACGCCATCGAGGATAACGGCCAGCGCACGCTGGGCGACGCCATCCCGAACGCCGACATCTTCCTCGGCTGCTCCGGCCCGGGCGTCCTGACGCAGGATATGGTGAAAACCATGGCGCGCGATCCGCTGATCATGGCGCTGGCCAACCCGGAACCGGAAATTCTGCCGCCGCTGGCCAAAGCGGTGCGCCCGGACGCCATCATCTGTACCGGCCGTTCCGACTACCCGAATCAGGTGAACAACGTCCTGTGCTTCCCGTTCATTTTCCGCGGCGCGCTGGACGTGGGCGCCACCACCATCAACGAAGAGATGAAGCTGGCCTGCGTGCATGCCATCGCCGATCTGGCGCTGGCGGAGCAGAGCGACGTGGTGGCTTCCGCGTATGACGATCAGGATCTCTCCTTCGGGCCGGAATACATCATTCCGAAACCGTTCGATCCGCGTTTGATCGTCAAGATCGCGCCGGCGGTGGCCAAGGCGGCGATGGATTCCGGCGTGGCGACGCGCCCGATCGAAGACTTCGACGCCTATGTGGAGAAGCTGGCGGAGTTCGTCTACAAAACCAACCTGTTCATGAAACCGATCTTCTCGCAGGCGCGCAAAGAGGTGAAGCGGGTGGTGCTGGCGGAAGGCGAGGAAGAGCGCGTGCTGCACGCCACGCAGGAGCTGGTGTCGCAGGGGCTGGCTTTCCCGATCCTGGTCGGCCGCCCGAGCGTGATCGAGATGCGCCTGAAAAAGCTGGGCCTGCAGCTGACGCCGGGCAAAGATTTCGAAGTGGTGAACAACGAGTCGGATCCGCGCTTCAACGAATACTGGGGCGAGTACTACCAGATCATGAAACGCCGCGGCGTTTCGCAAGAGCAGGCGCGCCGCGCGGTGATCGGCAACCCGACGCTGATCGCCGCCATCATGCTGCATCGCGGCGAAGCGGACGCGATGATCTGCGGCACCATCGGCAGCTACCACGAGCATTACGACGTGGTGAAGAACGTGTTCGGCTTCCGTGAAGGCGCGCACGTCGCCGGCGCGATGAACGCGCTGCTGCTGCCGAGCGGCAACACTTTCATCGCCGACACCTACGTCAACGACGCTCCGACGCCGGAACAGCTGGCGGAGATCACCCTGATGGCGGCGGAAACCGTGCGCCGCTTCGGCATCGAACCGAAGGTGGCGCTGCTGTCTCATTCCAGCTTCGGCTCGTCTGACTGCCCGGCGGCGCGCAAGATGCGTAAAACGTTGGAACTGGTGAACGAGCTGGCGCCGGAGCTGGAGATCGACGGCGAAATGCACGGCGACGCCGCGCTGGTGGAGAGCATCCGCCACGATCTGATGCCGGACAGCCCGCTGAAAGGCTCGGCCAACCTGCTGATCATGCCGAACATGGAAGCGGCGCGCATCAGCTACAACCTGCTGCGCGTCTCCTGCTCGGAAGGGGTGACCGTCGGGCCGGTGCTGATGGGGGTCGCCAAACCGGTGCACATCCTGACGCCGATCGCCTCGGTGCGCCGCATCGTCAACATGGTGGCGCTGGCGGTGGTGGAAGCCCAGACCGAACCGCTGTAA
- the lysC gene encoding Rz1-like lysis system protein LysC → MPLLPPESVFAPCEQPQLQGETWGDAVSYALALQTSLHICAGQVETLNAWRATLPPR, encoded by the coding sequence GTGCCGCTGTTGCCCCCTGAGTCGGTATTCGCTCCCTGTGAGCAGCCGCAGTTGCAGGGGGAGACCTGGGGCGATGCGGTAAGCTATGCCCTGGCGTTACAAACCTCGTTACACATTTGCGCCGGCCAGGTGGAGACGCTCAACGCCTGGCGCGCCACGCTGCCGCCGCGCTGA
- a CDS encoding DUF2570 family protein, translated as MSGWLQKLMQGGLLLLLLLLLAAICLGGYSSLLSHQLASARQQAAELQKSLAQQAGLIATLQTQDAQNRALMAAQQRQERQLRQQHEAYQRKYREAIKNDPCAAQPLPGAVFELLRPAAGAAGRAAVAP; from the coding sequence ATGAGCGGCTGGCTGCAAAAACTGATGCAGGGCGGCTTGCTGCTGTTGCTGCTGTTGCTGCTGGCGGCCATCTGCCTCGGCGGCTATAGCTCGCTGCTGTCGCACCAGTTGGCGTCTGCGCGGCAACAGGCGGCGGAACTGCAAAAAAGCCTGGCGCAGCAGGCGGGGCTTATCGCCACCTTGCAGACACAGGATGCGCAAAATCGCGCGCTGATGGCGGCGCAGCAGCGGCAGGAACGGCAGTTGCGCCAACAACACGAGGCTTATCAGAGGAAATACCGTGAAGCGATTAAAAACGATCCCTGCGCCGCTCAGCCTCTGCCTGGCGCTGTGTTTGAGCTCCTGCGCCCGGCCGCCGGCGCCGCAGGCCGTGCCGCTGTTGCCCCCTGA
- a CDS encoding M15 family metallopeptidase → MLNDIEEIRFTARSEENLRGVHPDLVRVIRLALRYSLVPFSVSEGLRSMARQREMVRAGNSQTLRSRHLTGHAVDVVAMPAGVASWEWDYYAQIAVAVRRAARECGINVEWGGEWKTLKDGPHFQLPFRDYPA, encoded by the coding sequence ATGTTAAATGACATTGAAGAGATTCGTTTTACCGCCCGCAGCGAAGAGAACCTGCGCGGCGTGCACCCGGATCTGGTGCGCGTTATTCGCCTGGCGCTGCGTTATTCGCTGGTGCCGTTTTCCGTCAGCGAGGGGCTGCGCAGCATGGCGCGCCAGCGGGAAATGGTGCGCGCCGGCAACAGCCAAACGCTGCGCAGCCGCCACCTGACCGGGCACGCGGTGGACGTGGTGGCGATGCCGGCGGGCGTGGCCTCCTGGGAGTGGGATTACTACGCGCAGATTGCGGTGGCGGTGCGGCGCGCGGCGCGTGAATGCGGCATCAACGTCGAATGGGGCGGCGAATGGAAAACCCTCAAGGATGGCCCGCACTTCCAACTGCCGTTCCGGGACTATCCGGCATGA
- a CDS encoding phage holin, lambda family, with product MSSIGPDAVGLIVQRVCEYLQPVLNAILAGVMALLHGAYRNVGIRRRLLNAAMCALLAWTVRDALALMGLELKWANLASVLIGFMGADYINALIKKFIGKKTGFKNVK from the coding sequence ATGTCCAGCATAGGGCCTGACGCTGTTGGCTTAATAGTCCAGCGAGTATGTGAATATCTTCAGCCGGTATTGAACGCCATTCTGGCCGGCGTGATGGCGCTATTACATGGCGCCTACCGCAACGTGGGCATTCGGCGCCGTTTATTGAATGCGGCGATGTGCGCGTTATTGGCCTGGACGGTGCGCGATGCGCTGGCGCTGATGGGCCTGGAATTAAAGTGGGCGAATTTGGCCAGCGTACTGATTGGTTTTATGGGGGCGGATTACATCAACGCCTTAATTAAAAAATTCATCGGCAAAAAGACGGGGTTTAAAAATGTTAAATGA
- a CDS encoding glycosyl hydrolase family 18 protein has protein sequence MSTRKAVIGYYFIPTNQINNYTETDTSVVPFPVSNITPAKAKQLTHINFSFLDINSNLECAWDPATNDAKARDVVNRLTALKAHNPSLRIMFSIGGWYYSNDLGVSHANYVNAVKTPAARTKFAQSCVRIMKDYGFDGVDIDWEYPQAAEVDGFIAALQEIRTLLNQQTIADGRQALPYQLTIAGAGGAFFLSRYYSKLAQIVAPLDYINLMTYDLAGPWEKITNHQAALFGDAAGPTFYNALREANLGWSWEELTRAFPSPFSLTVDAAVQQHLMMEGVPSAKIVMGVPFYGRAFKGVSGGNGGQYSSHSTPGEDPYPNADYWLVGCDECVRDKDPRIASYRQLEQMLQGNYGYQRLWNDKTKTPYLYHAQNGLFVTYDDAESFKYKAKYIKQQQLGGVMFWHLGQDNRNGDLLAALDRYFNAADYDDSQLDMGTGLRYTGVGPGNLPIMTAPAYVPGTTYAQGALVSYQGYVWQTKWGYITSAPGSDSAWLKVGRLA, from the coding sequence ATGTCCACACGCAAAGCCGTTATTGGGTATTATTTTATTCCGACCAACCAAATCAATAATTACACCGAGACCGATACGTCTGTCGTGCCGTTCCCGGTTTCCAACATCACGCCGGCCAAAGCCAAACAGCTGACGCACATTAACTTCTCGTTCCTGGATATCAACAGCAACCTGGAATGCGCCTGGGATCCGGCCACCAACGACGCCAAGGCGCGCGATGTGGTCAACCGTTTAACCGCGCTCAAAGCGCACAACCCCAGCCTGCGCATCATGTTCTCCATCGGCGGCTGGTACTACTCCAACGATCTGGGCGTGTCGCACGCCAACTACGTCAACGCGGTGAAAACCCCGGCGGCGCGCACCAAGTTCGCCCAATCCTGCGTGCGCATCATGAAGGATTACGGCTTCGACGGCGTGGACATCGACTGGGAGTATCCGCAGGCGGCGGAAGTGGACGGTTTCATCGCCGCGCTGCAGGAGATCCGCACCTTGCTGAACCAGCAAACCATCGCGGACGGCCGCCAGGCGTTGCCGTATCAGTTGACCATCGCCGGCGCCGGCGGCGCCTTCTTCCTGTCGCGCTATTACAGCAAGCTGGCGCAAATCGTCGCGCCACTCGATTACATCAACCTGATGACCTACGATCTGGCCGGCCCCTGGGAGAAGATCACCAACCACCAGGCGGCGCTGTTCGGCGACGCGGCCGGGCCGACCTTCTACAACGCACTGCGCGAAGCCAATCTGGGCTGGAGCTGGGAAGAGCTGACCCGCGCCTTCCCCAGCCCGTTCAGCCTGACGGTCGACGCCGCCGTGCAGCAGCACCTGATGATGGAAGGCGTGCCGAGCGCCAAAATCGTCATGGGCGTGCCCTTCTACGGCCGCGCCTTCAAGGGCGTCAGCGGCGGCAACGGCGGCCAGTACAGCAGCCACAGCACGCCGGGCGAAGATCCGTATCCGAACGCCGATTACTGGCTGGTGGGCTGCGACGAGTGCGTGCGCGACAAGGATCCGCGCATCGCCTCCTATCGCCAGCTGGAGCAGATGCTGCAGGGCAACTACGGCTATCAGCGGTTGTGGAACGATAAGACCAAAACCCCGTATCTGTATCATGCGCAGAACGGGCTGTTTGTCACCTATGACGATGCCGAGAGCTTCAAATACAAAGCGAAGTACATCAAGCAGCAGCAGCTGGGCGGCGTAATGTTCTGGCATTTGGGGCAAGACAACCGCAACGGCGATCTGCTGGCCGCGCTGGATCGCTATTTCAACGCCGCAGACTACGACGACAGCCAGCTGGATATGGGCACCGGCCTGCGATACACCGGCGTCGGCCCCGGCAACCTGCCGATCATGACCGCGCCGGCCTATGTGCCGGGCACCACTTACGCCCAGGGCGCGCTGGTGTCCTACCAAGGCTACGTCTGGCAGACCAAGTGGGGTTATATCACCTCGGCGCCCGGCTCAGACAGCGCCTGGCTGAAGGTGGGCCGCCTGGCGTAA